A genomic window from Spiroplasma endosymbiont of Labia minor includes:
- a CDS encoding GMP reductase → MRVFDYDDVQLIPNMCSVNSRTECDTRVILGKYEFKMPVVPANMASIINEELCEALAEQNYFYIMHRFNVDIVNFVKKMKEKKLISSISVGVKNADYELIDKLTERNLIPDYITIDIAHGHAISVKKMITYIREKMQDKTFIIAGNVGTPEAVRDLEYWGADATKVGIGPGKVCITKIKTGFGTGGWQLSAVKWCSKTAKKPIIADGGLRVNGDIPKSIRMGATMCMIGSLFAAHVESPGKILEINNEIFKEYFGSASEYNKGEKRFVEGKKDLIKVRGSIFDTYNEMHEDLQSAISYSGGKKLEDIKHANYVVLKTGEY, encoded by the coding sequence ATGAGAGTTTTTGATTATGATGATGTTCAGTTAATTCCAAATATGTGTAGTGTTAATTCAAGAACAGAATGTGACACTAGAGTAATTTTAGGTAAATATGAATTTAAAATGCCAGTAGTGCCAGCTAATATGGCTTCAATTATAAATGAAGAATTATGTGAAGCATTAGCTGAGCAAAATTATTTTTATATAATGCACAGATTTAATGTTGATATTGTAAATTTTGTTAAAAAAATGAAAGAAAAAAAATTAATTAGTTCCATTTCTGTTGGAGTTAAAAACGCAGATTATGAATTAATAGATAAGTTAACAGAGCGAAATTTAATTCCGGATTATATAACTATAGATATTGCGCATGGACATGCAATTTCTGTCAAAAAAATGATTACCTATATTAGAGAAAAAATGCAAGATAAGACATTTATAATTGCTGGTAATGTTGGAACACCAGAAGCGGTCAGAGATTTAGAATATTGAGGTGCAGATGCTACCAAAGTTGGCATAGGACCCGGAAAAGTATGTATCACAAAAATAAAAACTGGTTTTGGTACGGGCGGATGACAGTTATCTGCTGTTAAATGATGTTCTAAAACTGCTAAAAAACCAATTATAGCAGATGGCGGATTAAGAGTTAATGGTGACATTCCAAAATCAATCAGGATGGGGGCGACAATGTGTATGATTGGGTCATTGTTTGCAGCTCACGTTGAATCACCAGGAAAAATATTAGAAATCAATAATGAAATTTTTAAAGAATATTTCGGTTCTGCCTCAGAATATAATAAAGGTGAAAAGCGTTTTGTTGAAGGTAAAAAAGATTTAATCAAAGTAAGAGGATCTATTTTTGATACATATAACGAAATGCATGAAGATTTACAGTCTGCAATTTCTTATTCGGGTGGCAAAAAATTAGAAGATATTAAGCATGCAAATTATGTTGTACTAAAAACAGGTGAATATTAA
- the rplJ gene encoding 50S ribosomal protein L10 has protein sequence MEKIVRQAHIKKAEIVNNIAERIKNSKAMVIAEYKNLTVANITELRQEALKQNIFIKVYKDTLMLRAMEQANIKNTDAYLTQQNIYIFSDDDSMKPAKLVFNFAKKNKNLVLKAGIYEGNFMDTAAINEIASLPSKEDLYSMFASSLIYPLRQFMLLTKEIAKTKSE, from the coding sequence GTGGAAAAAATAGTTCGTCAAGCTCATATTAAAAAAGCTGAAATAGTGAATAACATTGCAGAGCGCATTAAAAATTCAAAAGCAATGGTAATTGCAGAATATAAAAATTTGACAGTTGCAAATATTACTGAATTAAGACAAGAAGCATTGAAACAAAATATTTTTATAAAAGTTTATAAAGATACATTAATGCTTCGTGCAATGGAACAGGCAAACATCAAAAATACAGATGCTTACTTAACACAACAAAATATTTATATTTTTTCAGATGATGACTCAATGAAACCTGCAAAATTAGTATTTAATTTTGCAAAGAAAAATAAAAATTTAGTTTTAAAAGCTGGAATTTACGAAGGTAATTTCATGGATACAGCAGCAATTAATGAAATTGCCTCTCTTCCATCAAAAGAAGATTTATACAGTATGTTTGCTTCTTCTTTGATTTACCCATTACGTCAATTTATGTTGTTAACTAAAGAAATAGCAAAAACCAAATCAGAATAA
- the rplL gene encoding 50S ribosomal protein L7/L12, translating to MAITKDDIIKALEEMKLVELNDLVKSIEDHFGVIAAAPVAAPAAGTAADAAPTEVNVLLTSIGGNKVQVIKVVKDLTGLGLMEAKKLVDGTLPVTLKENVKVEEAEKMKTQLIEAGASIDLK from the coding sequence ATGGCTATTACAAAAGACGATATTATCAAAGCATTAGAAGAAATGAAATTGGTAGAATTAAATGATTTAGTTAAATCAATAGAAGATCACTTTGGTGTTATTGCAGCTGCACCAGTAGCGGCACCAGCAGCAGGAACTGCAGCAGATGCTGCGCCAACAGAAGTTAATGTTTTATTAACAAGTATTGGTGGAAACAAAGTTCAAGTTATCAAAGTTGTTAAAGATTTAACAGGTTTAGGGTTAATGGAAGCTAAAAAATTAGTAGATGGAACATTACCAGTTACTTTAAAAGAAAACGTAAAAGTTGAAGAAGCTGAAAAAATGAAAACTCAATTAATTGAAGCTGGAGCATCAATAGATTTAAAATAA
- a CDS encoding bifunctional 5,10-methylenetetrahydrofolate dehydrogenase/5,10-methenyltetrahydrofolate cyclohydrolase translates to MIILDGKKLAQEKEQQFKIIINNFANFRKPKLIVILIGDNFASEIYIKHKQRVCETVGILFELKHFEATISQEELLKQIDILNNDSTVDGIILQLPLPNSFDEEKYLQSILPSKDVDGFHYQNQGKLLQNYGTLIPATPLGVLQLLEHYKIDVLSKHCVVIGISNIVGKPLANLLINKGATVTVCQKTTTDLKKYTLQADILFTATGREMLITEDMVKKDSTVVDIGITRDSKNGKLVGDVDFDNVKNKVKYITPVPGGVGPMTISALIENIIYLYKQHIMN, encoded by the coding sequence ATGATTATTTTAGATGGCAAAAAATTAGCTCAAGAAAAAGAACAGCAATTTAAAATAATTATTAATAATTTTGCTAATTTTAGAAAGCCAAAATTAATTGTTATTTTGATTGGCGATAATTTTGCTTCAGAAATATATATAAAACATAAACAAAGAGTTTGTGAAACAGTTGGAATATTATTTGAACTAAAACACTTTGAAGCAACTATATCTCAAGAAGAACTATTAAAACAAATTGATATTTTAAATAATGATTCAACTGTTGATGGAATAATTTTACAGCTGCCTTTACCTAATAGTTTTGATGAAGAAAAATATTTGCAGTCAATTTTGCCATCAAAAGATGTTGATGGTTTTCATTATCAAAATCAAGGCAAATTACTACAAAATTATGGAACGTTGATTCCAGCTACACCATTGGGTGTTTTACAATTATTGGAACATTATAAAATAGATGTTTTGTCAAAACATTGTGTTGTTATTGGAATTTCAAATATAGTCGGAAAACCACTCGCCAATTTATTAATAAATAAAGGTGCCACAGTAACTGTTTGTCAAAAAACAACAACAGATTTGAAAAAATATACATTACAAGCGGATATTTTATTTACAGCAACCGGAAGAGAAATGCTAATAACAGAAGATATGGTAAAAAAAGATTCAACTGTTGTAGATATAGGCATAACTAGAGATTCAAAAAATGGAAAACTTGTTGGTGATGTTGATTTTGATAATGTAAAAAATAAAGTAAAATACATAACTCCGGTTCCGGGTGGTGTTGGACCGATGACAATTTCAGCTTTAATAGAAAATATAATTTATCTTTATAAACAACATATTATGAACTAG
- a CDS encoding potassium transporter TrkG, translating to MSDTNKENVSSSKDDTKGNSIDSSKTQTINITDTYTKFTEDLTDTEEHRKKIKKIVKENKEKFVERKRLRLQKKQDAHEKMRVENNRVSFFTKLKNWWPLSKTAGKIFLIYVAIVLIGGSLLSIPGVVNSSANSNWNLITGIFTASSAFSDTGISILIIRSDYSIWGQIIILILIQIGGVGILTLKVLLLMLFRARVTYETSSSAYTERGNGSLNRSKDMIFFGIIFLFVTEFIGAFLLFFAFFFIHAQDPNTDGITGIEFTDFYKKPLAIWAALFHSISATNNAGFDIISNSSLLPYNQNHWAYFIQIIFMFQWIVGGLGFPTFYDIKRKIAARKAGQRVRFSLFTKLNFVVYLVLFVIGPLLVYLSELSSGIDSQILYVWRYTKGYLENNMTRPPLYSELLGSRDSISAFMNILFNTTSCRNAGFSTVDINNFNGGSKIILSVLMFIGSAPSSTAGGIRTTTFAILILEIWAIMRSQKEIYVFKKRIPQETVKRSLAVFFISFILVFITVFVVYTDSYDVINVPISDEIQNNGAAIDGGDKSIPSLITIITSAFGTVGLNPFTSGVNSQMWHLGVLSKIMLILLMFIGQLGISNTLLVFVKPGVKKQIAYLDEDVMIG from the coding sequence ATGTCTGATACAAATAAGGAAAATGTTAGTTCTAGTAAAGATGATACTAAAGGTAATTCCATAGATTCGTCGAAAACTCAAACAATAAATATAACAGATACCTACACTAAATTTACTGAAGATTTAACAGATACTGAAGAGCATAGAAAAAAAATTAAAAAAATTGTTAAAGAAAATAAAGAAAAATTTGTTGAGAGAAAACGTTTAAGACTTCAAAAAAAACAAGATGCTCACGAAAAAATGAGAGTTGAAAATAACCGTGTTAGTTTTTTCACCAAACTAAAAAATTGGTGGCCTCTTTCTAAAACTGCTGGTAAAATTTTTTTAATTTATGTTGCAATTGTTTTAATTGGTGGTTCTTTATTATCAATCCCCGGGGTTGTAAATTCATCTGCAAATTCAAATTGAAATTTAATTACAGGAATTTTTACAGCTTCATCGGCATTTTCAGATACCGGTATTTCTATTTTAATAATTAGATCGGATTATAGTATTTGAGGTCAAATTATAATTTTAATTCTAATTCAAATTGGTGGAGTTGGGATATTGACACTTAAAGTTTTATTGTTAATGCTATTTAGAGCAAGAGTAACATATGAAACATCTTCTTCGGCTTATACAGAAAGAGGAAATGGCTCTTTAAATCGCTCAAAAGACATGATTTTTTTTGGTATTATATTTCTGTTTGTAACAGAATTTATAGGTGCTTTTCTCTTATTTTTTGCTTTCTTTTTCATTCATGCTCAAGATCCAAATACAGATGGAATTACCGGAATAGAATTTACAGATTTTTATAAAAAGCCATTAGCAATTTGAGCTGCTCTTTTTCATTCAATTTCTGCTACAAATAATGCTGGATTCGATATTATATCCAATTCATCATTACTTCCGTATAACCAAAATCATTGAGCGTATTTTATTCAAATAATTTTTATGTTTCAATGAATAGTTGGTGGATTGGGGTTTCCGACTTTTTATGATATAAAAAGAAAAATAGCTGCAAGAAAAGCAGGGCAAAGAGTTAGATTTTCTTTATTTACAAAATTAAATTTTGTGGTTTATTTGGTTCTATTTGTAATTGGACCATTATTAGTTTATTTATCAGAATTGTCTTCTGGTATTGATTCTCAGATATTATATGTATGAAGATATACTAAAGGTTATTTAGAAAATAATATGACAAGACCACCATTATATTCAGAACTCTTGGGTTCTAGAGATTCTATAAGTGCATTCATGAATATATTATTTAATACAACATCGTGTAGAAATGCTGGTTTTTCTACAGTTGATATAAATAATTTCAATGGAGGATCAAAAATAATTTTATCTGTGTTAATGTTTATAGGATCTGCACCATCATCAACTGCTGGGGGGATTAGAACAACAACGTTTGCAATATTAATTTTAGAAATATGAGCAATCATGCGTTCTCAAAAAGAAATTTACGTTTTTAAAAAACGTATTCCGCAGGAAACCGTTAAACGTTCACTAGCTGTATTTTTTATTTCTTTTATATTAGTTTTTATAACTGTTTTTGTAGTTTATACAGATTCATATGATGTTATTAATGTTCCTATTAGTGATGAAATACAAAATAATGGAGCAGCAATTGATGGAGGAGATAAATCCATTCCGTCTTTAATTACGATTATAACTTCAGCTTTTGGTACTGTTGGTTTGAATCCATTTACATCTGGTGTTAATTCACAAATGTGACATTTAGGTGTATTATCGAAAATAATGCTAATTTTATTAATGTTTATTGGACAACTTGGTATTTCAAATACTTTACTTGTTTTTGTTAAACCTGGTGTAAAAAAACAAATTGCATATTTAGATGAAGATGTAATGATAGGATAG
- a CDS encoding DUF402 domain-containing protein has product MSNLAPYKKILIHAYKHNGQLYRIWNSAIVFKETDDYLVVINDNVTVTEVNGRKWKANEPAVWIFYKKNWFNVICMFKDYGINYYCNIASPYIIEDETLKYIDYDLDVKVFNDGSYKILDLKDFNRNRIEWSYPHTMIDIIWNEVDTLKKLIKKRKDFFDHINLENIWFEFNNKKHIYS; this is encoded by the coding sequence ATGTCAAATCTTGCGCCTTATAAAAAAATTTTAATTCATGCATACAAACATAATGGCCAATTATATAGAATTTGAAATTCTGCTATTGTTTTTAAAGAAACAGATGATTATTTAGTCGTAATCAATGACAACGTAACTGTAACTGAAGTTAATGGTAGAAAATGAAAAGCAAACGAACCAGCTGTTTGAATTTTTTACAAAAAAAATTGATTTAATGTTATATGTATGTTTAAGGACTACGGAATCAACTATTATTGTAATATTGCTTCACCATATATTATTGAAGATGAAACATTAAAATATATAGATTATGATTTGGATGTAAAAGTTTTTAATGACGGGTCATATAAAATTTTAGATTTGAAAGATTTTAACAGAAACAGAATTGAATGAAGTTATCCACATACAATGATAGACATTATATGAAATGAAGTTGACACATTGAAAAAATTAATTAAAAAGAGAAAAGATTTTTTTGATCATATCAATCTCGAAAATATATGATTTGAATTTAACAACAAAAAACATATCTATTCCTAG